The segment ATCAAGAACCGATTGCTGGTGCTGTGCGCCGCCGCCCTGCTTCTTGTCTACGGGGCGAAGCTCATACCGGACATGCCGGTTGACGTACTGCCGGACCTCAACCGGCCGACGGTGACGATATTCACCGAGGCTCCGGGTCTGGCTCCCGAAGAGGTCGAGGCGCTGGTCACGTTTCCGCTAGAGACGCTGGTCAACGGCGCCACCGGCGTGCAAAGAGTGCGGTCCGCATCCGGCATCGGGCTGTCGCTCGTATTTGTCGAGTTCGACTGGGGAACCGACATCTATCAAGACCGACAGATCGTCAACGAAAAGCTATCTCTCGCGGCGGAGAAGCTGCCAGAGGGGATCACGCCGGTCATGGGCCCGATCTCTTCGATCATGGGCGAGATCATGCTGATCGGCATGACGAGCGAAGGGGGCGTGCGGGAACCGTATGAGGTCCGCTCGCTAGCCGACTATGTCGTCAGGCTGCGCCTTCTGTCTGTTCCGGGGATAGCTCAGGTGACGGTGATCGGCGGCGGCACCCAGCAGTACCAAGTCCTGACCAATCCGTCGCGCCTGAAGCAGTACGGCGTCACCCTCAAAGAGCTGACGGAGGCCGTCGAGCAGTCTAACCAGAACTCTGCCGGCGGGTTCTTTCTGCAGTCCGACACAGAGTCGCTGATCCGCATCGTCGGGCGCGTGACGAATCTGGAGGACATCCGAAACTCCGTCGTGGCGGCCCACGACGGGGTGCCTGTGCTCGTCGGTCAGGTCGCGGACGTGCAGCTAGGGCACGGAATCCTCCGAGGCGACGCCAGCGTGAACGCGAAGCCAGCCGTCATCCTCAGCATCCAAAAACAGCCAGGGGCGAACACCGTCGAGCTGACGAAGGCGGTGGACGAAGCGCTCGCTGAGTTGCAAGAATCCCTTCCAGAGGACGTAAAGATCGACAGCCACGTGTTCCGGCAAGAGCGGTTCATCAACGCGGCCATCGACAACGTGACGGAGGCGATGCGAGACGGAGCGATCCTCGTAACGATCATCCTCTTCGTTTTCCTGCTCAATTTCAGGACCACGGTGATCTCGCTCGTCGCGATCCCCCTGTCGTTCGTATCGGCGGCCATCGTCATGGACGCGTTCGGGCTCACGATCAATACGATGACGCTCGGCGGGCTTGCCGTTGCGATCGGTGAACTGGTCGACGACAGCGTCGTCGGCGTTGAAAACGTATTTCGTCGTCTGCGCGAAAACCGCCAAAGCGCCAAACCACACTCGCCGCTGAGCGTGGTTTACCATGCCTCGAGGGAGGTCAGGAACTCGATCGTCTACGCGACAGTGATCATCTTCGTGGTGTTCATACCGCTGTTCGCGCTGGAAGGGGTCGAGGGGAAGATCTTCTTGCCTCTGGCTCTGGCGTACGTGGTCGCGCTCGCCGCGTCGATGATTGTGAGCCTGACCGTCACACCGGCGATGTGCGCCTATATGCTCGCTAAGTCGAAGGTGCTCGAGGCGAAGGAGTCATTCCTCGTAGTCTTCTTGAAAAAGATCAACAAGGTAGTTGTCCAGTGGGCGTTGCAGAGATCGGCATTCGTCATCGGGGCCGCCTTCCTATTGGTCGCGATCGCAGCCGGTCTATTCAGCGTGATGGGCAAAGAGTTCTTGCCGCCCTTCAATGAGGGAACCTTCACGATCAACGCGAGGATGGCGCCTGGGACGTCCCTTGAGGAGAGCAACCGTATTGGCAAGAGGATCGAAGAGGTCTTGCTGAGCATCCCGGAGATTAAGTCGACCGGACGGCGCACGGGCCGGGCCGAGCTCGACGATCACGCCGAGGGCGTCAACAACAGCGAGATCGAGGTCGAGCCGAGGGTCGAGGGCGGTAACAAGGACGCGCTGGCGGCGGATATCAGGATGCACTTGGCCGATTTTCCGGGAGTGGCGATCAACGTCGGCCAACCGATCTCGCACAGGATCGACCACCTGCTTTCGGGCGTTCGCTCACAGATCGCAGTCAAAGTGTTCGGCGACGACCTGGACGTCCTGCGCCAAAAGGCCGCGGAGATCCGAGACCAGATGGCGACCGTAGAGGGGATCACGGACCTGTCCATCGAGCCCCAGGTCGAAGTGCCGCAGATCAGAATCGACATCGACAGGAAGGAAGCCGCCCGCTATGGGCTCACCGTCGGTGAGATCGCTGAATCGCTGGAGACCGCCTTCAACGGACGTGTCGTGTCTCAGATTCTGCTTGGCCAGCGCACATACGACCTTGTCGTTTGGTATGACGAGGAGAGCCGCACCGATCTCAACGCGATAAAATCAACGCTGATCGACACCCCAGGCGGAGCGAAGATTCCGATCGGCCAGGTCGCAACAATCAAGGAGAGCACAGGGGCCAATACGGTCTACCGGGAAAACGTCCGGCGGCGGATCGTGATCCAGGCGAACAC is part of the Armatimonadota bacterium genome and harbors:
- a CDS encoding efflux RND transporter permease subunit; the protein is MFNRIIAFSIKNRLLVLCAAALLLVYGAKLIPDMPVDVLPDLNRPTVTIFTEAPGLAPEEVEALVTFPLETLVNGATGVQRVRSASGIGLSLVFVEFDWGTDIYQDRQIVNEKLSLAAEKLPEGITPVMGPISSIMGEIMLIGMTSEGGVREPYEVRSLADYVVRLRLLSVPGIAQVTVIGGGTQQYQVLTNPSRLKQYGVTLKELTEAVEQSNQNSAGGFFLQSDTESLIRIVGRVTNLEDIRNSVVAAHDGVPVLVGQVADVQLGHGILRGDASVNAKPAVILSIQKQPGANTVELTKAVDEALAELQESLPEDVKIDSHVFRQERFINAAIDNVTEAMRDGAILVTIILFVFLLNFRTTVISLVAIPLSFVSAAIVMDAFGLTINTMTLGGLAVAIGELVDDSVVGVENVFRRLRENRQSAKPHSPLSVVYHASREVRNSIVYATVIIFVVFIPLFALEGVEGKIFLPLALAYVVALAASMIVSLTVTPAMCAYMLAKSKVLEAKESFLVVFLKKINKVVVQWALQRSAFVIGAAFLLVAIAAGLFSVMGKEFLPPFNEGTFTINARMAPGTSLEESNRIGKRIEEVLLSIPEIKSTGRRTGRAELDDHAEGVNNSEIEVEPRVEGGNKDALAADIRMHLADFPGVAINVGQPISHRIDHLLSGVRSQIAVKVFGDDLDVLRQKAAEIRDQMATVEGITDLSIEPQVEVPQIRIDIDRKEAARYGLTVGEIAESLETAFNGRVVSQILLGQRTYDLVVWYDEESRTDLNAIKSTLIDTPGGAKIPIGQVATIKESTGANTVYRENVRRRIVIQANTEGRDLNSVIKEVQSKVAQNVVLDEGYFIQYGGQFESQQSASKRLLALGVFSIIGVFLVLYVAFKSTRSALQVMVNLPLALVGGVVAIFLMGGTLSIASMVGFITVFGIASRNGILMVSHYIHLMEHEGETFGVKMIVRGTLERLSPVLMTALTASLGLLPLALAVGQTGKEIQQPMAVVILGGLFTSTVLSQVVTPALFLRFGRKEWENYVPGAPAEEEDITAPLPTV